One window of the Silurus meridionalis isolate SWU-2019-XX chromosome 24, ASM1480568v1, whole genome shotgun sequence genome contains the following:
- the LOC124378564 gene encoding mesothelin-like protein → MDAFVKVRILSSISTEEFSKYLNSTNPVINGSELCTLLDNYNRTTQYLEMEPVLSSALASRTLECVWPRALSASSQADVEQWFNVTLLHYLPYLSSQLISSTQLSGASCLSYRKLVSILGDNYTFAAADFTPADVYSSIKEYLSSGNGSPRCYNSSDPLLNSTAWFVDNIGFFITFITLTDLQLFLSGNMSSVFLKNSENLQLFNNANISASVLQYYTRELYLQNPDFSPLRLPPELLCQSPSSMFVPLGDADIQTILTKINNFCTEFNPEVTAVLVAKFPNITTDAIQKLGSQCVGLTVGQINSAPSNVLNTTLSTLSIISGWDQGQLNALIQSIISSGFNSVTISTAGILLWFSSDSANTKAKDLVKACRPRADRDKVVLEEAQLICMYNYVKQDPFVNFTDVPSDLLLYYSYEKIPKVNCQSYFSALGKADFYVVSPVLDKMTNLFNNAKDCLGISGVSLTGDQVDVLGNMACTLEFSYIQNSDPLILEKLKNCEDLSDSQITAIQSLLLSGNTTYGNPSTWNEQTVEQLGMLAVYFKSDLCNKLSFNVKRKVLSVLRKQKLPIKKLSAFFTECNSESTTVSKITAATIADTSFPYGFNSTLFDLYLDIDVLQDNLAAITEKVVDTSLQNVILNKLNQIYPSGLNDDVLQLLGSTSRVASIDAISKWNITIIDTLSSLLDSNDGSWEPEKSKAIIMRYLNIDIHSLGSAEINIIGSYICTLDINVLENITAENLIMVLPPDLTLCSTQQKSALYIIAKSSFINLRSNATTYYQLMTPYLGGAPVEDIEALSTQNINMDINIFISLKPEVLQTLNVSTVKALLGVNMADLKLFENSSAIQSWVSQQNQSDLDTLTLGLINRNPCYGVNSYPLSKDFASGNISAVLCNFNISDYACSSVSLL, encoded by the exons ATGGATGCCTTCGTGAAGGTGCGG ATTTTGAGCTCCATCTCAACAGAAGAATTCAGCAAGTATCTGAACAGCACAAACCCAGTGATTAATGGTTCTGAACTCTGCACACTACTTGATAATTACAACAGAACCACTCAGTACCTGGAGATg GAGCCTGTTTTGTCCTCAGCTCTGGCCAGCCGAAcattagagtgtgtgtggccTCGTGCACTTAGTGCCTCATCTCAGGCTGATGTAGAACAGTGGTTTAATGTCACACTGCTTCACTACCTGCCCTACCTCAGCTCTCAGCTCATCAGCTCCACCCAGCTCAGTGGTGCCTCTTGTCTGTCATACAGGAAACT GGTGTCCATCCTAGGGGACAACTACACCTTTGCTGCAGCTGATTTCACCCCAGCTGATGTGTACAGCTCTATTAAAGAGTATTTAAGCAGCGGCA ATGGCAGCCCTCGCTGCTATAACTCTTCAGATCCTCTTCTGAACTCCACTGCCTGGTTTGTCGATAATATCGGAttcttcatcaccttcatcaccctcACTGATCTTCAATTATTCCTATCAGGAAACATG TCAAGTGTGTTCCTGAAGAACTCTGAAAATCTTCAGTTGTTCAACAATGCAAACATTTCAGCCAGTGTCCTGCAGTACTACACAAGAGAGTTGTACCTCCAGAATCCTGACTTCAGCCCACTCAG ATTGCCACCTGAGCTGCTGTGTCAAAGTCCTTCCTCCATGTTTGTTCCTCTTGGAGATGCAGACATTCAGACCATCCTCACTAAGATCAACAACTTCTGTACAGAATTTAATCCAGAG GTTACAGCGGTGCTGGTAGCAAAGTTCCCCAATATAACAACAGATGCCATCCAAAAGTTGGGTAGCCAGTGCGTGGGCCTGACTGTGGGCCAGATAAACTCTGCCCCCTCCAATGTGTTAAACACTACACTGTCTACACTCAGTATCATCAGTGGCTGGGACCAGGGCCAATTgaatgccctcatccagagcatcATTAGTTCAGGCTTTAAT TCTGTCACCATCAGTACTGCAGGGATTCTCCTGTGGTTCAGTTCAGACTCTGCCAATACAAAAGCCAAAGATCTAGTGAAAGCCTGTAGACCACGTGCAGACAGAGACAAGGTTGTCCTGGAAGAGGCTCAG CTGATCTGCATGTACAACTACGTAAAACAAGATCCATTTGTTAACTTTACTGATGTCCCCTCTGACCTGCTACTGTACTACAG CTATGAGAAGATACCGAAGGTGAACTGCCAGTCATATTTCAGTGCCCTGGGCAAAGCAGATTTCTATGTTGTTTCTCCTGTCCTTGACAAAATGACCAACCTGTTCAACAATGCAAAGGACTGCCTG GGTATATCTGGTGTGAGCCTGACCGGGGATCAGGTGGATGTTCTTGGGAATATGGCCTGCACACTGGAATTCTCCTACATTCAGAACTCTGACCCTCTCATTTTGGAAAAACTAAAGAACTGTGAAGATCTTTCTGATTCTCAGATCACTGCTATACAGTCACTGCTGCTCAGTGGAAACACTACTTATGG taatCCATCAACATGGAATGAGCAGACCGTGGAACAACTCGGCATGCTGGCTGTTTATTTCAAATCAGACCTCTGCAACAAGCTTAGCTTT AATGTAAAAAGGAAAGTTCTTTCAGTCCTGAGGAAGCAGAAGCTCCCAATAAAGAAACTAAGTGCATTCTTTACAGAATGCAACTCAGAAAGCACTACAG TGAGCAAGATCACAGCAGCAACAATTGCAGATACATCGTTTCCTTACGGCTTTAACTCCACGCTGTTTGATCTGTATCTGGACATCGATGTCCTACAGGACAACCTGGCAGCCATTACTGAGAAAGTGGTGGACACCAGCCTCCAGAATGTCATTCTGAACAAGTTAAACCAG ATTTATCCATCAGGCCTTAATGATGATGTGCTGCAACTACTAGGTTCCACGTCTCGGGTAGCATCTATTGATGCTATTAGCAAATGGAACATTACTATAATTGATACGCTGTCCTCTTTACTGGACTCAAATGATGGAAGCTGGGAACCAGAAAAG agtaAAGCAATCATCATGAGATATCTGAACATTGATATTCATTCTCTGGGAAGTGCTGAAATAAATATCATTGGTTCTTACATCTGTACATTAGACATCAATGTACTGGAAAATATCACTGCTGAGAACCTaat AATGGTCCTGCCTCCAGATCTGACTTTGTGTTCGACTCAACAGAAATCTGCTCTGTACATCATTGCCAAATCTTCATTTATCAATCTCCGCAGCAATGCCACTACGTACTACCAACTCATGACACCCTACCTAG GTGGAGCACCCGTGGAGGATATAGAAGCACTTTCCACCCAGAACATCAACATGGACATCAACATATTCATTAGTCTGAAACCCGAAGTTCTCcag ACCCTGAATGTGAGCACAGTGAAGGCTCTATTGGGGGTAAACATGGCTGATCTGAAGCTATTTGAGAACTCCTCAGCCATTCAATCCTGGGTGTCACAACAAAACCAATCTGATTTGGACACACTGACTCTTGGCCTCATCAACCGCAACCCTTGTTATGGTGTTAACAG TTACCCACTTTCTAAAGATTTTGCATCtggaaacatttctgcagtACTGTGCAACTTCAACATTTCTGATTATGCATGTTCATCAGTAAGTCTTCTGTGA